One Kitasatospora sp. NBC_01266 genomic window carries:
- a CDS encoding erythromycin esterase family protein, which produces MTENTTVGRRPLLMAAAATVGALLVPTPAYAAQQTPAPAPAQPDGQDLVRALDRAAHPLRSTAPGPDMADLRPLGTMIGNATVVGLGEATHGSHEFFTLKERVFRYLVEEKGFTTFALEIGWPSGLLIDDYIQSGRGDARQVVQQALGGSPFGREEFLHLVEWMRDHNRRRPGQRVHFMGDDIAAPRMGDEFFQRVTGYVGRTYPQLLARFTELYTGLRPLDDVFAYLKQVPQADRQRLAANAQQALDLLAGQPGAGGEEFEWTVQHARSIAQTAAFLAHDLGNPAEVTAAELYRDQLMADNIIWWQRHTGHRMMLSAHDQHVSYVTAQPEEYPKMQGAFLRDTLGSAYLAIGTTFDQGSFLSEAQSLDGSWQKYTADAAPSGSNEYTLAQVRYPDFYLDTRNAPAPARAWLRTARPTRQIGTQYPCPLEDVALGLSFDLLVHLHQVREADLLR; this is translated from the coding sequence ATGACCGAGAACACGACGGTAGGGCGACGCCCGCTGCTGATGGCGGCAGCGGCCACGGTGGGTGCACTGCTGGTCCCCACGCCGGCCTACGCGGCCCAGCAGACCCCGGCGCCCGCCCCGGCGCAGCCTGACGGCCAGGACCTGGTCCGCGCCCTCGATCGGGCGGCCCACCCGCTGCGGTCGACGGCGCCGGGCCCGGACATGGCCGACCTGCGCCCCCTGGGGACGATGATCGGCAACGCCACGGTGGTGGGCCTGGGCGAGGCCACGCACGGGTCGCACGAGTTCTTCACCCTGAAGGAGCGGGTCTTCCGGTATCTCGTCGAGGAGAAGGGCTTCACCACCTTCGCCCTGGAGATCGGCTGGCCGTCGGGACTGCTGATCGACGACTACATCCAGAGCGGCCGTGGCGACGCGCGCCAGGTCGTGCAACAGGCCCTGGGCGGATCGCCGTTCGGGCGCGAGGAGTTCCTGCACCTGGTCGAGTGGATGCGGGACCACAACCGGCGCCGCCCCGGCCAACGGGTCCACTTCATGGGCGACGACATCGCCGCTCCCCGGATGGGCGACGAATTCTTCCAGCGGGTGACGGGCTACGTCGGCCGGACCTACCCGCAGCTGCTGGCGCGCTTCACCGAGCTCTACACTGGCCTGCGCCCGCTGGACGACGTCTTCGCCTACCTGAAGCAGGTACCGCAGGCGGACCGGCAGCGGCTGGCGGCCAACGCCCAGCAGGCCCTGGATCTGCTGGCAGGCCAACCAGGCGCGGGCGGCGAGGAGTTCGAGTGGACGGTGCAGCACGCCCGGTCCATCGCGCAGACCGCCGCGTTCCTCGCCCACGACTTGGGCAATCCCGCGGAGGTGACCGCCGCGGAGCTCTACCGCGACCAGCTGATGGCCGACAACATCATCTGGTGGCAAAGGCACACCGGCCACCGGATGATGCTGTCGGCGCACGACCAGCACGTGTCCTATGTGACCGCCCAGCCCGAGGAGTACCCGAAGATGCAGGGCGCGTTCCTGCGCGACACGCTCGGCAGCGCCTACCTCGCCATCGGAACCACCTTCGACCAGGGCTCCTTCCTGTCGGAGGCCCAGAGCCTGGACGGCTCGTGGCAGAAGTACACGGCGGACGCGGCCCCTTCCGGCAGCAATGAGTACACCCTCGCGCAGGTCCGCTACCCCGACTTCTACCTCGACACCCGCAACGCCCCGGCCCCGGCCCGCGCCTGGCTGCGCACCGCCCGCCCGACCCGCCAGATCGGCACCCAGTACCCCTGCCCGCTCGAAGACGTCGCGCTCGGCTTGTCCTTCGACCTCCTCGTCCACCTCCACCAGGTACGGGAGGCCGACCTGCTGCGCTGA
- a CDS encoding S53 family peptidase, producing MNFRKAALAAVAVAALGVAPVVLPATAAQAQGTANAASPNVGAAATLPSPQLANRGVTQACAGIARGRCMAQVVTVAHGSAKPLVTSAPAGYGPADFAAAYNLPAANVGPANTIAILDEGAFPTLEADLNAYRTQYGLPACTTANGCFKQVNEHGGAPLAAGTTADEKNFDEQVGVETALDVDMASAACPTCHILELTINRDMTTSQDQAAEDFGVGMDTAAKLGASAASVSYQFAPDATLDLGQAARDFFHPGMAITASSGDGGYEGTPSGWPQNLPTVTSVGGTALYRTPGAGHNGYTETAWDGSGSGCAAELPPALGQPTSVSANCAGHRAGSDIAADADPTTGAAIYDDYTPFSGAAQTWLTVGGTSQSSPYIAGLYARGGNLTNVEGPNTLYAAPSSTFNDVTIGQNAPANSGCTVLCISGPGWDGPTGLGTPNGLAGF from the coding sequence ATGAACTTCCGTAAGGCCGCCCTGGCGGCAGTGGCGGTCGCCGCGTTAGGCGTAGCACCCGTCGTCCTGCCGGCCACCGCCGCGCAGGCGCAGGGCACCGCGAACGCCGCGAGCCCCAACGTCGGTGCGGCGGCCACCCTGCCCAGCCCCCAACTGGCCAACCGGGGCGTGACCCAGGCCTGTGCCGGCATCGCGCGGGGGCGCTGCATGGCCCAGGTGGTCACCGTGGCGCACGGCTCGGCCAAGCCCCTGGTGACCAGCGCTCCGGCCGGGTACGGGCCGGCGGACTTCGCCGCCGCGTACAACCTGCCGGCCGCCAACGTCGGCCCGGCCAACACCATCGCGATCCTGGACGAGGGCGCGTTCCCGACCCTGGAAGCCGACCTCAACGCCTACCGGACGCAGTACGGCCTGCCCGCCTGCACCACGGCCAACGGCTGCTTCAAGCAGGTCAACGAGCACGGCGGAGCGCCGCTCGCCGCCGGCACGACGGCCGACGAGAAGAACTTCGACGAGCAGGTCGGCGTCGAGACCGCGCTGGACGTCGACATGGCCTCCGCGGCCTGCCCGACCTGCCACATCCTGGAGTTGACCATCAACCGGGACATGACGACCAGTCAGGACCAGGCGGCCGAGGACTTCGGCGTCGGGATGGACACGGCGGCGAAGCTCGGGGCCTCGGCGGCCAGCGTCAGCTACCAGTTCGCCCCGGACGCGACGCTCGACCTCGGGCAGGCGGCCCGCGACTTCTTCCACCCCGGCATGGCGATCACGGCCTCCTCGGGTGACGGCGGCTACGAGGGCACGCCCTCCGGCTGGCCGCAGAACCTGCCCACCGTCACCTCCGTCGGTGGCACCGCGCTGTACCGCACGCCCGGCGCCGGGCACAACGGCTACACCGAGACCGCCTGGGACGGCTCCGGCAGCGGCTGCGCCGCCGAACTCCCGCCGGCGCTCGGCCAGCCCACCAGCGTCTCGGCCAACTGCGCCGGCCACCGCGCCGGTTCGGACATCGCCGCCGACGCCGACCCGACCACGGGTGCGGCCATCTACGACGACTACACCCCCTTCTCCGGCGCGGCCCAGACCTGGCTCACGGTGGGCGGCACCAGCCAGTCCAGCCCGTACATCGCCGGCCTGTACGCCCGGGGCGGCAACCTGACGAACGTCGAGGGCCCCAACACCCTCTACGCCGCGCCCTCCTCGACGTTCAACGACGTCACCATCGGCCAGAACGCCCCGGCGAACAGCGGCTGCACCGTGCTCTGCATCTCCGGCCCCGGCTGGGACGGCCCGACCGGCCTGGGCACGCCCAACGGCCTCGCCGGCTTCTGA
- a CDS encoding DUF397 domain-containing protein, with protein sequence MQWCKSSYSNSTGECVEVAEDIAGVAPIRDSKDPHGPALTFSADAFAAFIAGLKSGYLPHA encoded by the coding sequence ATGCAGTGGTGCAAGAGCAGCTACAGCAACTCCACTGGCGAGTGTGTCGAGGTGGCCGAAGACATTGCTGGCGTTGCCCCCATCCGCGACAGCAAGGACCCGCACGGTCCGGCCCTGACGTTCTCGGCTGACGCCTTCGCCGCGTTCATCGCCGGCCTCAAGTCCGGCTACCTGCCCCACGCCTGA
- a CDS encoding DUF397 domain-containing protein, with translation MTIVTPVWRKSSYSSSNGGDCVEVAGGLSAVTPIRDSKDPHGPALTFSADAFAAFVASIKSGTFREA, from the coding sequence ATGACCATTGTGACTCCAGTCTGGCGCAAGAGCAGTTACAGCAGCAGCAACGGCGGGGACTGCGTGGAGGTGGCTGGCGGCTTGAGCGCTGTCACGCCGATCCGCGACAGCAAGGACCCGCACGGCCCGGCTCTGACGTTCTCGGCCGACGCATTCGCGGCCTTCGTTGCGAGCATCAAGTCCGGTACTTTCAGGGAGGCCTGA
- a CDS encoding helix-turn-helix domain-containing protein, with the protein MTRANELDPTESVLNFYATDLRRKREASGINQRTFAKMALIAPSLLNKIESATRLPTKELSVLADVTFGTGEHFQNLWKLVIRYAYPAWFRPWVELEEEAAAIRSLQLQLVPGLLQTEEYARAVFAGARLAVEEQEERVAARMARQLILQRDTPPELWIVLDEYVLRRPVGSSRIMRAQFERLIEAASVPSTVLQILPMSAGPAGSEGPFTVLTLDEGPGVVYADSFRQGQILTDPSDVKAARRLYDLLMGLALSPAASIDVIADAMKELR; encoded by the coding sequence ATGACGCGGGCAAACGAACTCGACCCCACCGAATCCGTCCTCAACTTCTATGCCACCGACCTGCGAAGGAAGCGGGAGGCGAGCGGGATCAACCAGCGGACGTTCGCGAAGATGGCGCTGATCGCGCCGTCGCTGCTCAACAAGATCGAGTCGGCGACGCGGCTGCCGACGAAGGAACTGTCGGTGCTGGCGGACGTGACGTTCGGGACGGGGGAGCACTTCCAGAACTTGTGGAAGTTGGTGATCAGGTACGCGTACCCGGCGTGGTTCAGGCCGTGGGTGGAGCTCGAGGAGGAAGCGGCGGCGATCCGGTCGCTCCAGCTCCAGCTGGTACCAGGCCTCTTGCAGACCGAGGAGTACGCGCGAGCGGTGTTCGCTGGCGCACGACTCGCCGTGGAGGAGCAAGAGGAGCGGGTGGCTGCCCGAATGGCCCGGCAACTGATCCTTCAGCGAGACACGCCTCCCGAGCTGTGGATCGTGCTGGATGAGTATGTCCTGAGGCGGCCAGTCGGGAGTTCACGGATCATGCGGGCGCAGTTCGAACGCTTGATTGAAGCTGCGTCCGTGCCCAGCACGGTACTTCAGATCCTCCCGATGAGTGCTGGTCCAGCTGGCTCGGAGGGTCCGTTCACCGTCCTCACGCTCGATGAGGGGCCGGGGGTTGTCTACGCCGACAGCTTCCGACAGGGGCAGATCCTGACCGATCCTTCTGACGTCAAGGCAGCTCGGCGGCTCTATGATCTCCTCATGGGGCTTGCTCTTTCGCCCGCCGCGTCGATCGACGTGATCGCCGATGCCATGAAGGAACTGAGATGA
- a CDS encoding TetR/AcrR family transcriptional regulator, which translates to MTRTPSSARPPGRPRTGVDAEVFTATLSTVQELGYARATVERIAAAAGIAKTTIYRRWPSKGALIVDCLLDAFGPVPLEEGADRAELLASVIRWIAAKIGEPGVGDMFAGVFSDAVSDPALRGILSARLQDPYRLALQDALDEPENRVLFFIDAVVGTLLHRMGMTGEPMVDADVDALVAMVLPHFARGGDQH; encoded by the coding sequence ATGACTCGAACGCCTTCCTCCGCCCGACCGCCCGGACGCCCGCGCACCGGCGTCGACGCCGAGGTCTTCACAGCAACGCTGAGCACCGTCCAAGAACTCGGCTACGCGCGCGCCACGGTCGAGCGCATCGCCGCCGCGGCCGGCATCGCGAAGACGACGATCTACCGCCGCTGGCCGTCGAAGGGCGCGCTGATCGTGGACTGCCTCCTCGACGCGTTCGGCCCGGTGCCGCTGGAGGAGGGCGCCGATCGGGCCGAGCTCCTGGCCTCGGTCATCCGCTGGATCGCGGCGAAGATCGGCGAGCCCGGGGTGGGCGACATGTTCGCGGGCGTGTTCAGCGACGCCGTCAGCGACCCGGCCCTGCGCGGGATCCTCTCCGCACGGTTGCAGGACCCCTATCGGCTCGCCCTCCAGGACGCGCTCGACGAGCCGGAGAACAGGGTCCTGTTCTTCATCGATGCCGTTGTCGGCACTCTGCTCCACCGGATGGGCATGACCGGCGAACCGATGGTCGATGCCGATGTCGACGCCCTGGTCGCGATGGTGCTGCCGCACTTCGCCCGCGGCGGTGATCAGCACTGA
- a CDS encoding alpha/beta hydrolase, whose amino-acid sequence MTAEELAAYREAENRRRASPAMRAITGMPDPGAAIDWQELALPGRRLPVRVHRPVRERGADRDAALPLVLHVHGGGFVGTAVQSDWINSRLAAQLPALVVSVEHRLLAPDTPLSAAADDGWDSLDHLVRHADDWGIDPTRIAVFGESCGALITALAAIRARQAGLQLRAQVLVNPVVDVTGTMLDHPSVTEHAHSPTLTVPQLRLLHRLAIPSGTDPRALSPLLAGDLTGLAPALVVVPTHDPLADHGRRYAEHLRAAGTPARLTEFPGATHAFVSMPAVVPQAEAARTEITEFLRDALGRPCDR is encoded by the coding sequence ATGACCGCCGAGGAGCTGGCCGCCTACCGCGAGGCGGAGAACCGCAGGCGGGCGTCGCCCGCGATGCGGGCGATCACCGGGATGCCGGATCCCGGTGCCGCGATCGACTGGCAGGAGCTGGCCCTACCCGGCCGCCGTCTGCCGGTCCGGGTCCACCGGCCAGTGCGCGAGCGCGGCGCCGACCGGGACGCGGCTCTGCCTCTCGTACTCCACGTCCACGGCGGCGGGTTCGTCGGTACGGCGGTGCAGAGCGACTGGATCAACAGCCGGCTCGCCGCCCAGCTGCCGGCCCTTGTCGTCTCGGTCGAGCACCGCCTGCTCGCCCCGGACACCCCGTTGTCGGCCGCCGCCGACGACGGCTGGGACTCGCTCGACCACCTGGTGCGGCACGCCGACGACTGGGGCATCGACCCGACGCGCATCGCCGTCTTCGGTGAGAGCTGCGGCGCACTGATCACCGCCCTGGCCGCGATCCGCGCCAGGCAGGCCGGCCTGCAACTGCGGGCGCAGGTGCTGGTCAACCCCGTCGTGGACGTGACCGGGACGATGCTCGACCACCCCTCGGTCACCGAGCACGCCCACAGCCCAACCCTGACCGTTCCCCAACTGCGGCTGCTGCACCGGCTCGCCATCCCCTCGGGAACCGATCCCCGTGCGCTGTCGCCGCTGCTCGCCGGCGATCTCACCGGGCTCGCCCCGGCGCTGGTGGTGGTGCCGACCCATGACCCGTTGGCCGATCACGGCCGCCGCTACGCCGAGCACCTGCGCGCGGCCGGGACGCCCGCGCGGCTGACCGAGTTCCCCGGGGCCACACACGCCTTCGTCAGCATGCCGGCCGTAGTGCCGCAGGCCGAGGCGGCACGGACGGAGATCACCGAGTTCCTCCGCGACGCCCTCGGCCGCCCCTGCGACCGCTGA